A single Anopheles maculipalpis chromosome 3RL, idAnoMacuDA_375_x, whole genome shotgun sequence DNA region contains:
- the LOC126565286 gene encoding V-type proton ATPase subunit D 1: protein MSSKDRIPIFPSRGAQMQMKARLAGAHKGHGLLKKKADALQMRFRMILSKIIETKTLMGEVMKEAAFSLAEAKFASGDFNQVVLQNVTKAQIKIRTKKDNVAGVTLPVFESYQDGSDTYELTGLAKGGQQLQKLKKNYQSAVKLLVELASLQTSFVTLDEVIKITNRRVNAIEHVIIPRIDRTLAYIISELDELEREEFYRLKKIQDKKRIAKKKAEEKRAALLQEGIDVRSQANILDEGDDDILF from the exons ATGTCGTCGAAGGATCGAATCCCGATTTTCCCGTCGCGAGG CGCACAAATGCAAATGAAGGCTCGTCTTGCTGGTGCCCACAAGGGCCACGGACTCTTGAAAAAGAAGGCCGATGCGCTCCAGATGCGTTTTAGGATGATTTTAAGCAAAATTATCGAG ACCAAGACGTTGATGGGTGAAGTAATGAAAGAAGCGGCCTTCTCCCTGGCAGAGGCAAAGTTTGCTTCTGGAGACTTTAATCAAGTCGTACTACAAAATGTCACCAAGGCCCAGATCAAAATTCGCACCAAGAAGGATAATGTTGCTGGAGTTACGCTGCCAGTGTTCGAATCTTATCAGGATGGATCGGACACTTACGAACTGACCGGTTTGGCAAAAGGCGGACAACAGCttcagaaattgaaaaagaacTACCAAAGCGCTGTTAAGCTGCTAGTAGAGCTGGCATCGCTCCAAACATCGTTCGTTACGTTAGACGAGGTTATCAAAATTACCAACCGTCGTGTAAATGCGATTGAGCATG TTATTATTCCAAGAATTGATCGTACATTGGCCTACATCATCTCAGAGCTGGATGAGCTGGAACGTGAAGAATTCTATCGCCTGAAGAAAATTCAG GACAAAAAACGTATTGCCAAGAAGAAAGCGGAGGAAAAGCGGGCAGCTCTACTGCAGGAAGGCATCGATGTGCGCAGCCAAGCTAACATCCTAGACGAGGGAGATGATGATATTTTGTTCTAA
- the LOC126564207 gene encoding armadillo-like helical domain-containing protein 3, producing MASRKRSGSGTKRPKEKVVHIYELLCRGEDPRKQNAQFWEEFFLLQPNMETLENELLKLTPEQYSNAKRNIQQFFTECIKIFSTGSPKRIHNALQTIGVFIHVLFRKLVIPGTCGSVSDSNNCGGLGGMPASFITISDIEDDMRELMKQLYEILASNIPSDRPKDLCLKTLLIIATGMDNVNENCLIEFIIGQNMFEVFKNMLSDSSLRNLHGHDVVTLLTILVNYRKHEGSNPYVVELSLLADEFALNGYGQVISCVLTMFCKQHLLSLTELPTSSSWFSSLSSIVGNMFISDDLCYRSQQIRANNALLLALYEAIHLNRNFITTLAHTQADSTPPSPCNTLNVNDGTPDLSAAAILDASQYSTNLFVALFQYCSIVMQDHKNDLSAINLKLCLLILTCIAEDQYANSMMHDNNLTFKVLLHRAHMRHRKLTSEKVTKPQPLATTLLDLLVEFIVSHLLKKFPIELYLLCIGIIHRVIIYQKRCRVRIAYHWKELWTAMISLLKFLIYQEQNLMKRCNIFELALQVVNIFNLFITYGDTFLATTNSYDELYYELNREEKVFCELHAMVLRYASIQDCDYKEDSIRLLNALSNILAIIKHFQMKIKEWLASQSLSTPTEQQILEQIQKNYDLTLKLQDSLDQYERYSERPKHVLFFANLMKEVMVDTRKTVYYLVKESNKGTFVECLCGAVTDGPSAADGAEVGMMHSSS from the exons ATGGCATCAAGAAAAAGATCTGGATCGGGCACGAAGCGTCCAAAGGAAAAGGTGGTGCACATCTACGAACTGTTGTGCCGCGGGGAAGATCCGAGAAAGCAGAATGCACAGTTTTGGGAGGAGTTCTTTTTACTGCAACCCAACATGGAAACGTTGGAAAACGAGTTGCTAAAGCTCACTCCTGAACAGTACAGTAACGCGAAACGAAACATACAACAGTTTTTCACCGAGTGCATTAAAATTTTTTCGACCGGAAGTCCAAAACGGATACACAACGCATTGCAAACGATCGGTGTGTTTATTCATGTACTTTTCCGCAAACTTGTAATACCTGGAACGTGTGGCAGCGTTAGCGATTCCAACAACTGTGGAgggctcggtggcatgcccgCATCATTTATTACCATAAGCGACATTGAGGATGATATGCGCGAATTGATGAAGCAGCTTTACGAGATATTGGCCAGTAATATTCCGTCTGATCGTCCAAAAGATCTCTGTTTGAAAACGTTACTTATCATTGCTACCGGTATGGACAATGTTAACGAAAACTGTCTTATAGAGTTTATCATCGGACAAAATATGTTTGAGGTATTTAAAAACATGCTAAGCGACTCCAGTCTGCGAAATCTGCACGGGCACGACGTGGTTACGCTATTAACTATACTTGTTAACTACCGAAAACACGAAGGAAGTAATCCGTACGTGGTAGAACTGTCGCTCCTAGCGGACGAGTTTGCGTTGAATGG ctaTGGACAAGTGATATCCTGCGTATTGACCATGTTTTGCAAGCAACATCTTTTGAGCCTTACCGAACTTCCAACATCATCCTCGTGGTTCTCATCATTATCGAGTATTGTAGGAAACATGTTCATTTCCGATGATTTGTGCTATAGAAGCCAACAGATTAG GGCAAACAATGCACTTCTTCTGGCACTTTATGAAGCGATACATCTAAACAGAAACTTCATAACAACTCTAGCACACACGCAGGCTGATTCTACGCCACCTTCACCGTGCAATACATTGAATGTGAATGATGGGACTCCCGATCTGTCCGCGGCTGCCATCCTAGATGCTTCACAATACTCAACCAATTTGTTTGTCGCTTTGTTTCAATACTG ctCGATCGTGATGCAGGATCATAAAAACGATTTGAgtgcaattaatttgaaactttGTTTGCTAATTTTGACATGCATAGCTGAGGATCAGTATGCGAATTCTATGATGCATGACAATAATCTTacttttaaagttttattgcACCGAGCACATATGAGGCACAGAAAGTTAACGTCGGAAAAAGTGACCAAACCCCAACCTTTGGCCACTACATTGCTtg ACCTTCTGGTGGAGTTCATCGTATCACATTTGCTGAAAAAGTTCCCGATAGAACTGTATCTGCTATGCATTGGGATAATACATCGTGTGATTATCTACCAAAAAAGGTGTCGCGTGCGAATCGCATATCACTGGAAGGAATTATGGACGGCAATGATAagtttgcttaaatttcttatttACCAAGAACAAAATCTTATGAAAAGGTGTAACATTTTCGAACTAGCATTACAG GTGGTAAACATTTTCAACCTGTTCATCACATACGGGGATACTTTTCTTGCCACAACTAACAGCTACGATGAACTTTATTATGAATTAAACCGTGAGGAGAAAGTTTTCTGTGAATTGCATGCAATGGTACTAAGATATGCTTCGATACAAGATTGTGATTACAAAGAAGATTCGATTCGGCTGTTGAACGCGTTGTCGAACATATTGGCAATCATCAAACATTTTCAGATGAAAATCAAAGAATGGCTCGCTAGTCAAAGTCTGTCGACACCCACTGAACAGCAAATATTGGAACAAATTCAGAAAAACTATGACCTTACGCTTAAACTGCAAGATAGTCTTGATCAATACGAACGATACAGCGAGCGACCAAAGCACGTGTTATTTTTTGCCAACCTTATGAAGGAAGTTATGGTGGATACGAGGAAAACGGTTTACTATTTAGTGAAGGAAAGCAACAAAGGCACATTTGTTGAATGTTTGTGCGGCGCTGTGACTGATGGACCAAGTGCTGCCGATGGTGCAGAAGTTGGGATGATGCATTCCTCCAGTTGA